In the Flagellimonas sp. HMM57 genome, one interval contains:
- a CDS encoding M23 family metallopeptidase gives MRFHFFGVVFLLSMSLFSQKEYPQDVFGSPLEIPLILSGTFGELRSNHFHSGIDIKTQRREGLPVLTIADGTVTRIKVSLWGYGKALYIAHPNGYTSVYAHLQKFSPEIEAYIKKIQYKKQSFEVEVFPDYGELKVIKGNTIGYSGNSGGSAGPHLHFEIRSSVTEKPTNPLLYGYEVRDATNPTLLGLFGYPLSDEAVLNQSAEKIQLNFTKQPDGSFLADKVTAIGTIGFGFNGFDRQDLAANQNGVYSVRQTVNGKTYSEYDFETFSFTETRYINTLIDYAHFGKYRQRVQKCFKEPHNRLAIYKTLHNNGKIEVKDGLSYAVQITISDFHGNTTELRIPVEGKRETVKVNKDISKTTDFIIADKPNNFDLGAAKVYFPSNTFYKDFYIDLKKGKDTIQIHDNSVAAHRNFTISFDVSKREPEERKQLFIARLDSKNKPRHSRTYKRDGSFTTRTKTFGTYTLAKDSVPPTIKARNFKEKQWLSNYSYLSLEIADDLSGVKTYNATLNGEWILMEYEPKTKTLTYNFDDKILNKTQCDLKVIVTDNVGNTSTFKSTFFRK, from the coding sequence ATGCGCTTTCATTTTTTTGGAGTTGTTTTTTTACTCTCCATGTCCCTTTTCTCCCAAAAAGAATATCCACAAGATGTATTTGGCTCCCCTCTAGAAATACCTTTGATTTTATCCGGTACTTTTGGTGAACTGCGGTCCAATCATTTTCATTCCGGTATAGACATAAAGACACAAAGGCGAGAGGGATTACCTGTACTCACCATTGCAGATGGTACGGTAACCCGAATTAAAGTATCGCTATGGGGGTATGGAAAAGCATTGTACATTGCTCACCCCAATGGGTATACGTCTGTGTATGCACACCTCCAAAAATTTAGTCCAGAGATTGAGGCGTATATTAAAAAAATCCAGTACAAGAAACAATCTTTCGAAGTCGAGGTTTTCCCTGATTATGGAGAATTAAAAGTTATTAAAGGAAATACTATTGGGTATTCCGGTAATTCTGGTGGTTCCGCTGGCCCACATCTACATTTTGAAATACGAAGCAGCGTTACCGAAAAGCCTACCAACCCACTTTTATACGGCTATGAAGTTAGAGATGCAACCAACCCCACCCTTTTAGGGCTTTTTGGATATCCCTTATCCGATGAAGCCGTACTGAACCAGAGTGCAGAAAAAATTCAACTTAACTTCACCAAACAGCCAGACGGTTCTTTTTTAGCCGATAAGGTAACCGCCATAGGAACTATTGGTTTTGGGTTTAACGGATTTGACCGCCAAGATCTGGCCGCAAATCAAAATGGAGTATACTCGGTGAGACAAACGGTAAATGGCAAAACATACTCCGAGTATGATTTTGAAACGTTTTCATTTACAGAAACAAGATATATCAACACCCTTATCGACTATGCCCATTTTGGGAAGTATAGACAACGAGTCCAAAAATGCTTTAAAGAACCACATAACAGACTCGCCATATACAAAACGTTGCATAACAACGGTAAAATAGAGGTCAAAGATGGACTTTCTTACGCAGTACAAATCACCATATCCGATTTTCATGGAAACACTACCGAGCTCCGTATTCCCGTAGAAGGAAAAAGAGAAACTGTCAAGGTAAATAAGGATATTTCCAAAACCACCGATTTTATCATTGCGGACAAGCCCAATAATTTTGATTTGGGAGCTGCGAAGGTCTACTTCCCATCCAACACATTTTATAAGGATTTTTATATCGATTTAAAAAAAGGGAAGGATACTATCCAAATACATGACAATAGCGTGGCAGCACATAGAAATTTCACCATTAGCTTTGATGTATCCAAACGTGAGCCCGAAGAAAGAAAACAACTATTTATAGCTCGTCTTGATAGCAAGAACAAGCCAAGACACTCAAGAACGTACAAACGGGACGGTTCCTTTACTACGCGCACCAAAACATTTGGCACCTATACTCTTGCCAAGGACAGCGTACCACCAACAATCAAGGCGAGAAATTTTAAAGAAAAACAATGGTTGAGCAATTACAGTTATCTAAGCTTGGAAATTGCAGATGACTTAAGCGGGGTTAAAACATATAATGCCACATTGAACGGTGAATGGATTCTTATGGAATATGAGCCTAAAACAAAAACGCTCACCTACAATTTTGACGACAAGATATTGAACAAGACCCAATGTGACCTAAAGGTCATTGTTACCGATAATGTTGGCAATACGAGTACTTTTAAATCTACTTTTTTTAGAAAATAG
- a CDS encoding cell division protein ZapA → MEEKLKIKLSIADRVYPLTIDPKQEEGLRKAAKNIDNLAKKFEQNYAVRDKQDVLAMCALQFASKIEQGGIDRSENTKAAFERLRALNDLVHSKLGE, encoded by the coding sequence ATGGAGGAGAAGCTCAAAATAAAGCTTTCCATTGCAGATAGGGTATACCCACTGACAATAGATCCCAAACAAGAGGAAGGATTAAGGAAAGCGGCAAAAAACATTGATAATTTAGCCAAAAAGTTTGAGCAAAACTATGCAGTGCGTGACAAGCAAGACGTTTTGGCCATGTGCGCATTACAGTTTGCCTCTAAGATTGAGCAAGGCGGAATAGATCGTTCGGAAAATACCAAAGCCGCATTTGAGCGTTTAAGGGCTCTAAACGATTTGGTGCATTCCAAACTTGGCGAATAA
- the rny gene encoding ribonuclease Y: MDNTILIIVAAVVGVVIGFAIAKMMEKGKATKTISAAKKEAQDILKEAKKEGENIKKDKIFQAKERFLELKAEHEKVIINKDKKIAEAEKRTRDKESQISNELAKGKKLNDQLQEKIKDVNYKSEILDKKQSEVDKLHKSQVQQLEVISGLSAEDAKSQLLESLKETAKTDAMAYLQTTLEETKLTAQQEARKIVINTIQRIGTEEAVENCVSVFNLESDDVKGRIIGREGRNIRALESATGVEIIVDDTPEAIILSCFDSVRREVARLSLHRLVTDGRIHPARIEEIVKKTEKQINEEIVEIGKRTVIDLGIHGLHPELIKAVGRMKYRSSYGQNLLQHSREVAKLCGVMAAELGLNPKIAKRAGLLHDIGKVPNTEVEVETPHAILGMQWAQKYGENKEVCNAIGAHHDEIEMNTLVSPIVQVCDAISGARPGARRQVLDSYIQRLKDLEDIAFGFHGVQKAYAIQAGRELRVIVESEKVSDDKAAELSFEISQKIQTDMTYPGQVKVTVIRETRSINVAK; this comes from the coding sequence ATGGATAATACTATATTAATTATTGTAGCAGCGGTCGTGGGAGTGGTGATAGGTTTTGCAATTGCCAAAATGATGGAAAAGGGAAAGGCTACAAAAACCATTTCTGCAGCTAAAAAAGAAGCGCAGGATATTTTGAAAGAAGCTAAAAAAGAAGGGGAAAACATAAAAAAAGACAAAATATTTCAGGCCAAAGAACGGTTTTTAGAGTTGAAGGCAGAACATGAAAAAGTTATTATAAACAAGGATAAAAAAATTGCCGAAGCTGAAAAACGTACACGAGATAAAGAATCCCAAATCAGCAACGAACTCGCCAAAGGCAAAAAATTGAACGATCAACTGCAAGAGAAAATCAAGGATGTCAATTATAAAAGTGAGATTCTTGATAAAAAGCAGTCAGAGGTAGATAAATTGCACAAAAGCCAAGTGCAACAATTGGAAGTGATTTCCGGCCTTTCTGCAGAAGATGCAAAAAGCCAATTACTGGAATCCCTAAAAGAAACGGCTAAGACAGATGCGATGGCTTACCTTCAAACTACGTTGGAGGAGACTAAATTAACCGCACAGCAAGAAGCAAGGAAAATCGTAATCAATACCATTCAGCGTATTGGGACCGAGGAAGCTGTGGAAAACTGTGTATCTGTTTTTAATTTGGAATCCGATGATGTTAAAGGTCGTATAATTGGTAGGGAAGGGCGCAATATCCGTGCTCTTGAATCTGCTACCGGCGTAGAGATTATAGTTGATGATACACCAGAGGCCATTATCCTTTCTTGTTTTGATTCTGTTAGAAGGGAAGTTGCAAGACTTTCCTTGCATCGACTTGTAACCGATGGTAGAATACATCCTGCACGTATTGAGGAAATCGTTAAAAAGACCGAAAAACAAATCAATGAGGAAATTGTTGAAATAGGTAAGCGTACTGTAATTGATCTGGGGATACACGGTCTTCATCCAGAATTGATTAAAGCAGTAGGTCGTATGAAGTATCGTTCCTCTTATGGACAAAACCTATTGCAGCACTCAAGGGAAGTGGCTAAACTTTGTGGTGTAATGGCAGCAGAATTGGGCCTCAATCCTAAAATAGCCAAGCGTGCCGGATTATTGCACGATATTGGCAAAGTTCCCAATACCGAAGTAGAGGTAGAAACACCGCACGCGATACTAGGAATGCAGTGGGCACAAAAATATGGTGAGAACAAAGAGGTTTGCAACGCAATTGGTGCCCACCACGATGAGATAGAAATGAATACCTTGGTTTCTCCCATAGTACAGGTGTGCGATGCTATAAGCGGTGCCAGGCCGGGAGCTAGAAGACAGGTTTTGGATTCTTACATCCAAAGATTAAAAGATTTGGAAGATATCGCATTTGGATTTCATGGAGTTCAGAAAGCATATGCCATTCAAGCAGGTAGAGAATTACGTGTCATTGTGGAAAGTGAAAAGGTAAGCGATGATAAAGCGGCCGAGTTATCTTTTGAGATTTCCCAAAAAATTCAAACAGATATGACATATCCTGGTCAAGTTAAGGTAACGGTAATCAGAGAGACGCGATCTATAAACGTTGCCAAATAA
- a CDS encoding CBS domain-containing protein, with translation MRKRVPVSEIMTKDLITLTVDNDLVSAEELFKKYNIRHIPVVDKERVVGMLSYTDLLRISFADAVDEDEETVDTMVYNLFTISQVMARDVVSVSSNTTIKEVAQFLAQKEFHAVPVVDEGKLVGIVTTTDLINYLLDLY, from the coding sequence ATGAGAAAGCGAGTCCCAGTTTCCGAAATAATGACAAAAGACCTTATTACGCTTACAGTAGACAATGATTTGGTAAGTGCAGAGGAACTCTTTAAAAAATACAACATTAGACACATCCCAGTGGTAGATAAGGAAAGAGTTGTTGGGATGTTAAGTTACACAGACCTCTTACGGATAAGTTTCGCCGATGCGGTAGATGAAGACGAGGAAACAGTAGATACTATGGTCTACAACTTATTTACCATATCGCAGGTAATGGCAAGAGATGTAGTGAGCGTGTCGTCCAACACCACCATAAAAGAAGTTGCACAGTTTCTTGCACAAAAAGAGTTTCATGCGGTACCTGTTGTAGATGAAGGGAAACTTGTAGGTATTGTAACAACCACCGATCTTATAAACTACTTGTTGGACTTATATTGA